A genomic window from Plasmodium malariae genome assembly, chromosome: 10 includes:
- the PmUG01_10029400 gene encoding conserved Plasmodium protein, unknown function has translation MVLFSTMLISENASSTKNIEEKKKIENIMTVEEECIQCEINNKKKNWSNDKLVKELTQLNHDIICLNKYQHHPFKKSCQASFSFLKQGEKYYTSSEKLQKRNYRLIFENLKSSPSVQISLCGILMTIIVGLVDLKNRKFKSP, from the exons atgGTGTTATTTTCTACTATGTTAATCAGTGAGAATGCAAGCAGCACAAAGAACATtgaagagaagaaaaaaattgaaaatattatgacAGTGGAAGAAGAGTGCATACAGtgtgaaataaataataaaaagaaaaactggTCTAATGATAAATTAGTAAAAGAATTAACTCAACTGAATCATGATATAATTTGCCTTAACAAATATCAACATCATCCCTTTAAGAAAAGCTGTCAAGctagtttttcttttttaaagcaAGGGGAAAAGTATTACACGTCCAGCGAAAAACT ACAAAAGAGAAACTACAggttaatttttgaaaaccTGAAGAGTTCTCCATCAGTACAAATATCGCTATGTGGAATTCTCATGACAATAATTGTTGGTTTGGTTGATTTGAAAAacagaaaatttaaaagtcCCTAG
- the PmUG01_10029500 gene encoding rhomboid protease ROM9, putative, with the protein MSLLRNKRGSPPTMRFIKREFCALISWTENIKGCPVWKDKNKFLFERRKENNLKKNDIIIRRSFSRYSGKGESYDKKRKYSLLLLFQNYGIKNYLCKLNNRAMEDIRERNRKMKKILEESYRQFWVKYGHIKSTYQNEFWRYQKGRQKSRGDFNNSNYNSSSGSSNGSSSGSSNGSSSGSSSGSSSGSSNGKLRTPLFLLLLLDSLKNEKKIKRRAHKLLLKGKYHLNSISQFCKDINTSYYKNLLYYNYIKSPVTYTLICLHLFVYLLWLNAKPMNSTYDFFRTKASHSSSLLTTEFMYTYFCCSLQSLREKKLYTLVTNLVSHNTIQSLLLNTISLYYIGTALELFIKSRNFILTYLVSGIISSYIQILYQKNNQNDFYYNNIYVFGASGSISSILATYTFLFPNQNIYLYGVIALPLVRTKEALFSSLYFLNEFYCVITNKRDSTGHVAHLTGMFLGILYYYFCVKKRMYI; encoded by the exons ATGAGCTTGCTGAGGAATAAAAGAGGGAGTCCTCCCACTATGCGGTTTATAAAGAGAGAATTTTGTGCACTTATTAGTTGGACAGAAAACATAAAAGGATGTCCAGTGTGGAAAGATAAGAATAAATTCCTTTttgaaagaagaaaagaaaataatttaaaaaaaaatgatataataataagaagaaGCTTTTCTAGGTATTCTGGAAAAGGGGAAAGCTATGATAAAAAGAggaaatattcattattattactttttcaaaattatggcattaaaaattatttgtgtAAATTAAACAACAGAGCAATGGAGGATATTCGTGAACGTAATcggaaaatgaaaaaaattttggaGGAATCTTATCGCCAGTTTTGGGTGAAGTATGGGCATATAAAAAGTACGTATCAAAATGAGTTCTGGAGATACCAAAAAGGTAGACAGAAAAGTAGGGGAGACTTTAACAATAGCAATTACAATAGTAGCAGTGGTAGTAGCAATGGTAGTAGCAGTGGTAGTAGCAATGGTAGTAGCAGTGGTAGTAGCAGTGGTAGTAGCAGTGGTAGTAGCAATGGTAAACTCCGCACCCCTCTTTTTCTTCTACTTCTTCTCGACTCgttaaaaaacgaaaaaaagattaagCGACGGGCTCATAAATTACTGCTGAAGGGGAAATACCATTTAAATAGTATAAGTCAATTTTGCAAAGATATAAACACgtcatattataaaaatttgctTTATTACAACTACATTAAATCACCAGTGACATATACGCTGATATGTTTacatttgtttgtttatttattatggTTAAATGCAAAACCGATGAACAGTACTTATGATTTTTTTAGAACAAAAGCATCCCATTCCTCTAGTTTGTTAACCACTGAATTTATGTATACCTATTTCTGCTGTAGTTTACAAAGcctaagagaaaaaaaattatatacactAGTAACAAATCTAGTGAGTCATAATACTATTCAGTCTTTGCTATTAAATACTATATCGTTATACTACATAGGAACAGCTTTAGAATTGTTTATCAAATCAAGAAATTTCATTCTTACTTATTTAGTTAGTGGTATTATAtcttcatatatacaaatattatatcaaaaaaataatcaaaatgatttttattacaataaCATTTACGTTTTTGGTGCTAGTGGAAGTATTAGCTCTATATTGGCCACCTATACTTTCCTTTTTCCcaatcaaaatatatacttatacggAGTTATAGCCCTACCTTTAGTAAGAACAAAAGAG GCCTTGTTCTCAtctttatactttttaaacgAATTCTATTGTGTCATAACTAACAAGAGGGATAGCACAG GGCACGTTGCACACTTAACGGGGATGTTTCTAGGAatactttattattacttttgcGTTAAGAAGAGAATGTACATTTGA
- the CWC2 gene encoding pre-mRNA-splicing factor CWC2, putative — protein sequence MSLKRFFNFLEADDEKGKKKINAKKGGKEETHQVGDEIEKDEGGKEKEKTQEVYMVKNEGKEEEKQKEVLQNKGQEEVLGENKEGNRNQRDKSTLNRSDSDMKKRKKNVNIDICETDALKDESKEDDMFDDKKAEGRSDIIESNTLPSDEMLQKDIRESNVEVMNNCEVKKYKQDDVTSLCEGVQNEEGLNECSEERTQGGGRNYLEKEETDSKVNGKEQDQKNVPSCREHNNVGNNVEKEKKEKEGGSEIQGVTPIVESSSHNKALKNDDKESSNNNILDINGKQLTGSKGNSSDKQVTNGKNLSSYDYTKNKEDYMYNYENSYYNVCANNSGGGSGSGSGSGSGNGSGSGSGSGSGSGSGSGSGSGNANSNANVDNHANYPYYYNQYYNNMAPPNPFNNNVPIRNNNYNSINDVQKTRKDYVNEKNNLGNEYNMNDNIAPGGVGHFGGAYMPQAMNNYYNMYNYNYVNNSIGNMGNMGSMTNMTNMNSVNYNYYYNMYDYNRGMETDVRPYGYCSLIDKSIELMKKSDKVKEMLKNPARLQVTQEELNKIDYTEGNEQYNIWFGKYVTDKYDKGSKGTNISRFVAKYKCNPLTDTGYTKADKTYTSKQFFCIYFARGCCAYGHNCLYRHRIPNENDEIEFEGSMDIFGREKFSSFKDDMTGVGSFNSDCRTLFIGSLHIKHFNEVHLIEKILYDEFINFGNIDYVRFIPNKNIAFVQFTNRVNAEFAKVAMSDQPIENHSTALTIKWAFELKNQPSHFFNYYNNPYIYNENFVISSTWEQYMAQQHYAGNPMFPDYSNNMGGVGSMHNTGNFGGFNNFGSINSFSSANSGGNASLSAHYKKINDRHNNLNKSLNKIDHMFDTQN from the coding sequence ATGAGCTTGAAAAggtttttcaattttttggAAGCAGATGATGAAAaggggaagaaaaaaattaatgcaaAGAAGGGCGGAAAGGAAGAAACACATCAGGTTGGAGATGAAATAGAAAAGGATGAGGGGggaaaggaaaaggaaaagacaCAAGAGGTATACATGGTGAAGAATGAgggaaaagaagaagaaaagcAGAAGGAAGTGCTGCAAAACAAGGGTCAGGAAGAAGTGCTTggagaaaataaagaagggAACAGAAACCAAAGGGATAAGTCAACCCTTAACAGAAGTGATAGtgatatgaaaaaaagaaaaaagaatgtaAACATAGACATCTGTGAAACAGATGCATTAAAAGACGAATCAAAAGAGGATGACATGTTTGATGATAAAAAAGCAGAAGGGAGATCTGATATAATAGAAAGTAACACATTACCCAGTGATGAGATGCTGCAAAAGGATATAAGAGAGTCAAATGTGGAGGTAATGAACAACTGTgaagtgaaaaaatataaacaggaCGACGTTACATCGCTATGTGAAGGGGTTCAGAATGAAGAGGGATTGAACGAATGCTCAGAGGAAAGAACACAAGGAGGAGGAAGAAACTActtagaaaaagaagaaacagATAGCAAAGTAAATGGCAAAGAACAGGACCAAAAAAATGTACCATCCTGTAGAGAACATAACAACGTGGGTAATAATGtggagaaggaaaaaaaagaaaaagaagggGGTTCGGAAATTCAGGGAGTAACCCCAATTGTTGAAAGTAGTTCGCATAATAAggcattaaaaaatgatgataagGAGTcgtcaaataataatatattagacATAAATGGTAAGCAGTTAACTGGTAGTAAAGGGAATTCTAGCGATAAACAAGTAACAAATGGAAAGAACTTGTCGTCGTATGATTATACCAAGAATAAGGAggattatatgtataattatgaaaactCGTATTATAACGTGTGCGCAAATAATAGCGGTGGTGGTAGTGGTAGTGGTAGTGGTAGTGGAAGTGGTAATGGAAGTGGTAGTGGAAGTGGTAGTGGAAGTGGTAGTGGAAGTGGTAGTGGTAGTGGAAGTGGTAATGCTAATAGCAATGCTAACGTAGATAACCACGCGAATTACCCATATTATTACAATCAATACTACAATAACATGGCACCGCCAAACCCTTTTAACAACAATGTACCGATTAGAAATAATAACTATAATAGCATAAATGATGTGCAAAAAACGAGGAAGGATTatgtaaatgaaaagaataatttaggGAATGAGTATAATATGAATGATAATATTGCTCCTGGTGGAGTAGGCCACTTTGGAGGTGCATATATGCCCCAGGCAATGAACAATTATTacaatatgtataattataactaTGTTAATAATAGCATAGGAAACATGGGAAATATGGGTAGCATGACCAATATGACTAACATGAACAGCGTAAATTACAATTACTACTACAACATGTACGACTACAACAGGGGCATGGAAACTGATGTAAGGCCTTATGGGTACTGCTCGTTAATTGACAAAAGCATcgaattaatgaaaaaaagcgATAAAGTAAAAGAGATGTTAAAGAATCCAGCTAGGTTACAAGTAACTCAggaagaattaaataaaatagattaTACCGAAGGAAATGAACAATACAATATATGGTTTGGAAAATACGTAACAGATAAATATGATAAGGGGTCCAAGGGAACTAATATATCACGTTTTGttgcaaaatataaatgtaatccCTTAACAGATACAGGTTATACTAAGGCTGATAAAACGTATACAAGTAAACAATTTTTCTGTATATATTTCGCACGAGGATGTTGTGCATATGGTCATAATTGTTTGTATAGACATAGAATACcaaatgaaaatgatgagATTGAATTTGAAGGTTCTATGGATATATTTGGAAGAGAAAAATTTAGCTCTTTTAAAGATGATATGACTGGTGTAGGTAGCTTTAATAGTGACTGTAGAACACTGTTTATTGGTAGTCTtcatataaaacattttaatgaagtacatttaattgaaaaaattttatatgatgaatttattaattttggaAATATTGATTATGTTAGATTTAtaccaaataaaaatatagcatTTGTTCAATTTACTAACAGAGTTAATGCAGAATTTGCAAAAGTAGCTATGTCAGATCAACCAATAGAAAACCATTCCACAGCCTTAACAATTAAATGGGCATTCGAATTAAAAAATCAGCCAAGtcatttttttaactattataataatccttatatatataatgaaaattttgttatatccTCTACATGGGAACAGTACATGGCCCAGCAGCACTACGCCGGAAATCCCATGTTCCCTGATTACAGTAATAATATGGGTGGGGTAGGGTCCATGCATAACACTGGTAATTTCGGAGGCTTCAACAATTTTGGAAGCATTAACAGCTTCAGCAGCGCGAATAGTGGTGGTAATGCATCCCTCTCTGctcattataaaaaaattaacgacAGGCATAACAACCTGAATAAgagtttaaataaaatagaccATATGTTTGATACTCAGAATTAA
- the PmUG01_10029700 gene encoding conserved Plasmodium protein, unknown function has translation MNNYIFTTCNENDERTIEKYHGNPFTNSKEDYYNEKIQKIICSILASKNIRKINYLVFDVLFDYFIKIIKTIGVNCRKFSSLRGSVVVNYIDIKYCLKLAFSNLYTEIYVLKNYNKLFGHLIFDILQDDKGKKDHNNSTNYNNSSNNNNNYYSNNNSNTYSNKPNISSNNNSCRNSNNVNYINVVQNSYLYYKQLCMKKKDKYDSLNDFNNINYLPLGTFSSNENVNVLFLNENIDIEKYKEIMKLKKKYIHDHMPIIPLSLNRKEKKTGYYNDKTDYYEQESSSINSSSNSSSTSSSSTSSDHSSDDSDHFSSINKHYGEEEMDNKFTKECMGQEKIDILNLIPKLKDIYTQNAQNAQNAHKMMNQETGSECLFFNSLNIFDAKE, from the coding sequence atgaataactACATTTTTACCACGTGCAACGAAAATGATGAAAGGACAATAGAAAAATATCATGGAAACCCATTCACTAATTCGAAAGAAgattattataatgaaaagatTCAAAAGATTATTTGTTCAATATTAgcaagtaaaaatataaggaaaataaacTACTTAGTTTTTGATGTGTTATTTgactattttataaaaattataaaaaccaTAGGAGTGAACTGTAGGAAGTTCTCCTCTCTAAGGGGTAGTGTGGttgtaaattatatagacataaaatattgtttGAAATTAGCTTTTAGTAATTTATATActgaaatatatgtattaaaaaattataataagcTTTTTGGGCATCTTATATTTGACATACTACAGGATGataaagggaaaaaagaCCATAATAATAGTACTAACTATAACAATagcagtaataacaataataattattatagtaataataatagtaacaccTATAGTAATAAACCTAATATCtctagtaataataacagctGTAGGAATAGTAACAATGTTAACTACATCAATGTTGTCCAGAATTCCTATTTATACTATAAACAGTtatgtatgaaaaaaaaggacaagTATGATTCTTTAAatgattttaataatattaattatttaccGTTAGGTACTTTCTCATCAAACgaaaatgtaaatgtattatttttaaatgaaaatattgatattgaaaaatataaagaaattatgaaattaaaaaaaaaatatatacatgaccATATGCCCATAATACCTCTCTCATTAAataggaaagaaaaaaaaacagggTATTACAATGATAAAACCGACTATTATGAACAAGAGTCATCTTCAATAAACTCCTCATCAAACAGTTCGTCCACATCTTCTTCCTCGACTTCCTCTGATCATTCAAGTGATGATTCAGACCATTTCAGTTCTATCAACAAACATTATGGAGAAGAAGAGATGGATAACAAGTTTACAAAAGAATGTATGGGGcaagaaaaaattgatatattaAACCTCATACCAAagttaaaagatatatatacacagaATGCACAAAATGCACAGAATGCCCATAAGATGATGAATCAAGAGACGGGGAGTGAATGCTTATTCTTCAACTCGCTAAACATTTTCGATGCGAAGGAATAG
- the PmUG01_10029800 gene encoding kinase, putative, whose product MNDEIESTRVEAEVFIQGSRSNYVDVNNYTLSRGNSGLVNYFDVMGYANSSNGRRPDDLIHGSSNRVNYSSVNCTSVNAIMNEKEECQYVGRVSSGSSRSRSSRSSRNRSSRSRSSRSRSSRSRSSRSRSITLMGDAKKHRSGCSTLDKFDIKGKKKEKEIFNKIKQKNYYIDDSYLYVKGEISMTEKDNYKEKIYRKKKHSHICDILQNDRINNDLHLNGNSSGSAYENGKEVRNNCGSSIRVEEFIKGHTLENDVVENSNDLIICTASRYDSCNFDKVVKLAHEGDRSSTINCTRYKSAGRGCRSTEHPKFQYADNHEKEERFMEFLNFVKSSKDESGKRYEIAGGYLPCNAEKIGGAEEEKQGEDEKNEDEDKDEDEEEEDEENENKNKDKNENKDERKKRKYDRSRFTSCSSHNGTIRNRPVVDKVLYNMANLKLTGTSIMLTNENSKFIYKVIPFFKDGEAKFYFNVFISYNIIYKINKKGLQSNIDEFTNMFILHHSNNNYDDGEKDNYKKCKEKNKNKNDCLILCSKMNRVFSNFHLINKSEVKEALIKSLLKNLYSGTTHNIECYKHALQARDLNRVAGSAGRFATIGKLSSQNLSDVGVLSKTHQVETSVLHDLLHCRTFTLEDFPNGTASTQLKRTNLNVCNGNRSGSSRGSSRGSSSGSSNGSGSGSSTVDSIRRIPAEEYTLERGPSDERNPFTEMNRKEKDVSSQYSALQNDPDERYTDPSAQSGGPKRTDKKKKKNLLNEKLMLSYLVKHKLIPKCYNVVPVYRCKESVRGSNDINAVNGVNCVEEGELHVYYEKDHTRDKKCSKKSVLKGNGKEELDGNNQILLDAPGVMTKQGVRKKQGDQPNPLIRTESNASKEEKNMAFLSNETKLPIVESFKCASEKSISNEDGETWVIGRYSDVATGSGNARSNARSNARSSARSSARSNARSNTWSSTSSNTSSNTSSKTSSNCVDAVHLALKLKKICSRIKHSDQHMLDLKLGYNTLKDNDPLFSENLLRESELVEWKEKEKYLKKWSKMKKEIRSKFMNTSDQHIIDISSKDLNLPSCFDKYDNNEIYCLLKSWKQEITSLKTTQKMLGFRICALIYYIKQVYLLDDENIKEFYTNFIQKNNIIKRNKLNKEDKMNTYPNKEKMGITKCYDNTNNRITVSRDIGLNLSEEQVIYFLFLFLKNIASIILPKLVKLKLWLEQQSLYSFCSTSLLIIYDRKNPSSCDIKWIDFTYSFENINYMRKKKDQLKKHKLNEDILFGINNLIKLCKTVYMNNKLPPSIICLSSQKNKQDDGA is encoded by the coding sequence atgaatgATGAGATAGAAAGTACACGAGTTGAGGCAGAAGTGTTTATCCAGGGTTCTCGAAGCAATTACGTTGATGTGAATAATTATACCTTAAGCAGGGGGAACAGTGGCTtagtaaattattttgaCGTAATGGGATATGCGAATTCATCAAATGGCAGAAGGCCTGATGACCTAATTCATGGTAGCTCTAACAGAGTAAACTATAGTAGTGTAAACTGTACTAGTGTGAATGCAATTATGAATGAGAAGGAAGAGTGTCAATATGTAGGCCGTGTTAGTAGTGGTAGTAGCAGAAGTAGAAGTAGCAGAAGTAGCAGAAATAGAAGTAGCAGAAGTAGAAGTAGCAGAAGTAGAAGTAGCAGAAGTAGAAGTAGCAGAAGTAGAAGTATTACTCTAATGGGTGATGCTAAGAAGCACAGGAGTGGTTGTAGTACACTTGATAAATTCGATAttaaggggaaaaaaaaagaaaaagaaatttttaataaaataaaacaaaaaaattattacatagaTGAcagttatttatatgtaaaggGGGAAATTAGTATGACTGAAAAAGACAACTATAAGgagaaaatatatagaaaaaaaaagcacaGTCATATTTGtgatattttacaaaatgatAGGATAAATAATGATCTTCATTTGAATGGTAATAGTAGTGGGTCAGCTTATGAAAATGGAAAGGAAGTGAGAAACAATTGTGGTAGTAGCATCAGAGTGGAGGAATTTATTAAGGGGCATACTCTTGAAAATGATGTAGTGGAAAATAGCAACGACCTAATTATCTGCACAGCGAGTAGGTATGATTCGTGTAATTTTGACAAGGTGGTTAAACTTGCTCATGAAGGGGATAGAAGTAGCACCATCAATTGTACTAGATATAAAAGTGCAGGTAGAGGTTGTAGAAGCACGGAGCACCCGAAATTTCAATATGCGGATAACCATGAAAAGGAAGAACGGTTCATGGAAttcttaaattttgtaaaatcgTCCAAAGACGAATCAGGAAAAAGGTACGAAATTGCAGGAGGGTATTTACCGTGTAATGCAGAAAAAATCGGGGGTGCCGAAGAAGAGAAACAGGGAGAAGACGAGAAAAACGAAGACGAAGACAAAGACGAAGacgaagaagaagaagacgAGGAGAAcgaaaacaaaaacaaagaCAAAAACGAAAACAAAGACGAAAGGAAGAAACGAAAATACGACAGAAGTCGCTTCACTAGTTGTAGTAGTCACAACGGCACAATTCGTAACAGACCAGTTGTGGATAAAGTGTTGTATAACATGGCTAACTTAAAACTCACAGGCACATCGATTATGTTAACAAatgaaaattcaaaatttatttacaaagTGATACCTTTTTTCAAAGATGGTGAAGCcaaattttactttaatgtgtttatttcatataatattatttataagattaataaaaaaggactGCAAAGTAATATTGACgaatttacaaatatgttCATTTTGCATCATAGCAACAACAATTATGACGATGGTGAAAaggataattataaaaaatgtaaagagaaaaataaaaataaaaatgactGCTTAATTTTATGCAGTAAAATGAACAGggtattttctaattttcacttaattaataaaagcgAAGTAAAGGAAGCATTAATCAAATCGTTATTAAAGAATTTGTACTCTGGTACCACACACAACATTGAATGTTACAAGCATGCATTACAGGCGAGGGACTTAAACCGAGTGGCAGGTAGTGCAGGTCGCTTTGCAACCATTGGAAAATTATCTTCCCAAAATTTGAGTGATGTAGGTGTGTTAAGTAAGACACACCAAGTTGAAACATCCGTACTCCATGATCTGCTTCACTGCAGAACATTCACCCTGGAGGATTTTCCCAATGGTACCGCAAGTACTCAGTTGAAGAGAACAAATTTGAATGTATGTAATGGGAACAGAAGCGGTAGTAGCAGAGGCAGTAGCAGAGGCAGTAGCAGCGGTAGTAGCAACGGAAGTGGCAGTGGTAGTAGCACAGTGGATAGTATACGACGTATCCCCGCCGAGGAATATACGTTAGAAAGAGGCCCATCGGATGAAAGAAATCCATTCACAGAGATGaacagaaaagaaaaagatgtTTCTTCACAATATAGTGCTCTTCAAAATGATCCTGATGAACGTTACACTGATCCTAGTGCTCAAAGTGGTGGACCAAAACGAactgataaaaaaaaaaaaaaaaatttgttgaATGAAAAGTTAATGTTATCATATTTAGTTAAACATAAACTAATTCCTAAGTGTTACAATGTAGTCCCCGTATATAGGTGTAAGGAAAGTGTACGAGGGAGTAACGACATAAATGCTGTAAATGGAGTAAATTGCGTGGAGGAGGGGGAGTTACATGTGTACTATGAAAAGGATCATACCAGGGATAAGAAGTgttcaaaaaaaagtgtattgAAAGGAAATGGTAAGGAAGAGTTAGATGGTAATAATCAAATCTTACTTGACGCACCCGGGGTGATGACAAAACAAGGGGTGAGGAAGAAGCAGGGTGATCAACCAAATCCCCTCATAAGAACTGAAAGTAATGCGAGcaaagaagagaaaaatatgGCATTCCTTTCGAATGAAACGAAGTTACCAATAGTCGAATCGTTCAAATGCGCATCAGAGAAAAGCATATCAAACGAAGACGGGGAAACATGGGTTATAGGAAGATATAGTGATGTGGCTACTGGTAGCGGCAATGCCAGAAGCAATGCCAGAAGCAATGCCAGAAGCAGTGCCAGAAGCAGTGCCAGAAGCAATGCTAGAAGCAATACCTGGAGCAGCACCAGTAGCAACACCAGTAGCAACACCAGTAGCAAAACCAGTAGCAACTGTGTAGATGCTGTTCACCTGGCTCTAAAGCTGAAGAAGATATGCAGCAGAATAAAACATAGTGATCAGCACATGCTAGATTTAAAATTAGGATATAACACGTTGAAGGATAACGACCCACTATTTAGCGAAAATTTGTTAAGGGAAAGTGAGTTAGTCGAatggaaagaaaaagagaaatacttaaaaaaatggtctaaaatgaaaaaagagatAAGAAGTAAGTTTATGAATACAAGCGACCAACATATAATTGACATATCATCAAAGGATTTAAATTTACCTAGTTGTTTTgataaatatgataataatgaaatatattgtttattaAAATCATGGAAGCAAGAAATTACTTCATTAAAAACTACTCAAAAGATGTTAGGTTTTCGTATATgtgcattaatatattatataaaacaggtatatttattagacgatgaaaatataaaggaattttacacaaattttatacaaaagaataacattattaagagaaataaattaaacaaagAAGATAAAATGAACACATATccaaataaggaaaaaatgggAATAACAAAGTGTTATGATAATACAAATAACAGAATAACAGTTAGTAGAGATATTGGCTTAAATTTAAGTGAAGAacaagttatatattttttatttttatttttaaaaaatattgcttCCATTATTTTACCAAAATtggtaaaattaaaactatgGCTAGAACAACAATCTCTTTATTCCTTTTGTTCAACTtctttgttaataatatatgatagAAAAAACCCATCCTCCTGTGATATTAAATGGATCGACTTCACGTActcttttgaaaatataaactatatgagaaaaaaaaaagatcaaCTAAAGAAACATAAATTGAACGAAGATATACTTTTTggtattaataatttaattaaactaTGCAAAACtgtttatatgaataataaactACCTCCATCTATTATATGCTTGTCAAGTCAGAAAAATAAGCAGGACGACGGCGCATGA